The Halopseudomonas sabulinigri genome window below encodes:
- the nirD gene encoding nitrite reductase small subunit NirD, with translation MSLSNTQNATSGTAANLAWRALCSRQDLVANSGVVALLDDAQVALFHLPDNSDGEQVFAIENRDPQSGANVIGRGIIGHLKGDLVIASPLYKQHFRLADGSCVEYPEQRLRVWPVRLNGDQVEVALQAE, from the coding sequence ATGAGCCTGTCCAATACCCAAAATGCGACGTCCGGCACGGCGGCAAATCTGGCCTGGCGCGCGCTGTGCTCCCGGCAGGATCTGGTAGCCAACTCGGGCGTGGTTGCCCTGTTGGACGATGCCCAGGTGGCGCTTTTCCACCTGCCCGACAACAGTGACGGCGAGCAGGTGTTTGCGATTGAAAATCGCGACCCGCAATCCGGCGCCAACGTCATCGGACGCGGCATTATCGGCCATCTCAAGGGCGACCTGGTGATTGCGTCGCCCTTGTACAAACAGCATTTCCGCCTGGCCGATGGCAGCTGTGTCGAGTACCCCGAGCAGCGCTTGCGAGTCTGGCCGGTGCGCCTGAACGGCGATCAGGTTGAAGTCGCGCTGCAGGCTGAATAA
- a CDS encoding bifunctional protein-serine/threonine kinase/phosphatase: MSKQLVVQVGQYSDKGRKAINQDFHGAWLPPEPQLSAKGVAVALADGISSSSVSQIASESAVSGFLADYYCTSEAWTVKKSAQRVLIATNSWLHAQTRQSQYRYDRDRGYVCTFSALIIKAATAYLFHIGDARIYRVAGQQLEQLTQDHRLWVSQEQSHLARALGVNQQLEIDYQALPLEQGDTFVLATDGIYEFASPAFISQTIAAQQFDLDNAARLIAAEALAQGSDDNLTVQIVRIAQLPSPDAAGNRLTNQAGAALPLPPVLEPRMLFDGYRIMREVHSSSRSHVYLAVDEQTGERVILKTPSIDLGNDPAYLERFLMEEWIARRLNSPHVLRPCATERRREYLYIATEYIEGQTLRQWMIDNPKPTLEQVRGIVEQIAKGLQAFHRLEMLHQDLRPDNIMIDSTGTVKIIDFGSTRVAGLMEMGAPQLQEQMLGTVQYSAPEYFLGEGGTSRSDQFSLATITYQMLSGKLPYGTQAAKARTRAAQNKLVYQSVLHEERDIPAWIDDVLKRALQPNPLKRYEALSEFVFDLRQPSAAFLSRTRPPLLERNPLLFWKSLSFVLVMIIAALLAW, encoded by the coding sequence ATGTCGAAGCAACTGGTAGTGCAGGTTGGGCAGTATTCGGACAAAGGCCGCAAGGCGATCAATCAGGATTTTCATGGCGCCTGGCTGCCCCCCGAGCCGCAGCTCAGTGCCAAGGGCGTAGCGGTGGCATTGGCCGACGGCATCAGTAGCAGCAGTGTCAGCCAGATTGCCAGCGAGTCGGCCGTGTCAGGCTTTCTGGCCGATTATTACTGTACCTCGGAGGCCTGGACGGTAAAAAAATCGGCTCAGCGCGTGCTCATCGCCACCAATTCCTGGCTGCACGCCCAGACCCGCCAAAGCCAATACCGCTACGACCGTGATCGCGGTTACGTCTGCACCTTCAGCGCCCTGATCATCAAGGCGGCAACGGCTTACCTCTTTCACATTGGCGATGCGCGCATCTACCGCGTGGCCGGGCAGCAACTGGAGCAGTTGACCCAGGATCACCGCTTGTGGGTATCCCAGGAGCAAAGTCATCTGGCCCGCGCCCTGGGCGTAAACCAGCAGTTGGAGATCGACTATCAGGCGTTGCCGTTGGAGCAGGGCGACACCTTTGTACTGGCCACCGACGGTATTTACGAGTTTGCCAGCCCCGCGTTTATCAGCCAGACCATTGCAGCGCAGCAATTTGATCTGGATAACGCCGCGCGCCTCATCGCCGCTGAGGCCCTGGCTCAGGGCAGTGACGACAACCTCACGGTGCAGATAGTGCGGATAGCACAATTGCCCAGCCCCGATGCTGCCGGCAACCGGCTAACCAATCAGGCCGGCGCAGCGCTGCCGTTACCGCCGGTCCTGGAGCCGCGCATGCTATTTGACGGTTATCGCATCATGCGCGAGGTGCACAGCAGCAGCCGCAGTCACGTTTACCTTGCCGTGGACGAGCAGACCGGCGAGCGGGTGATTCTGAAAACACCGTCCATTGATCTGGGCAATGATCCGGCCTATCTCGAGCGTTTTCTGATGGAGGAGTGGATTGCGCGGCGGTTGAACAGCCCGCATGTGCTCAGGCCCTGCGCTACAGAGCGTCGCCGAGAGTATCTGTATATCGCGACCGAGTACATCGAAGGGCAGACCCTGCGGCAATGGATGATCGATAACCCCAAACCGACGCTGGAGCAGGTACGCGGCATTGTCGAGCAGATTGCCAAGGGGCTGCAGGCCTTTCATCGTCTGGAGATGCTGCATCAGGATCTGCGCCCCGACAACATCATGATTGACAGCACCGGCACGGTGAAGATCATTGATTTTGGCTCTACCCGCGTGGCGGGGTTGATGGAGATGGGGGCGCCCCAGCTGCAGGAGCAGATGCTGGGCACCGTGCAGTATTCGGCACCGGAGTATTTTCTGGGCGAGGGCGGCACATCGCGCTCGGATCAATTCTCGTTGGCGACCATTACCTATCAGATGCTGAGCGGAAAGCTGCCCTACGGCACCCAGGCGGCGAAGGCGCGAACTCGCGCGGCGCAGAACAAACTGGTTTATCAGTCTGTCCTGCACGAAGAGCGGGATATTCCAGCCTGGATCGACGATGTGCTCAAGCGGGCGCTGCAGCCCAATCCGCTCAAGCGTTACGAGGCGCTGTCGGAGTTTGTGTTTGATTTACGCCAACCCAGTGCGGCATTTCTCAGCCGCACCCGGCCGCCGCTGCTGGAGCGAAACCCCTTGCTGTTCTGGAAGAGCCTGAGTTTTGTACTGGTGATGATCATTGCCGCGCTGCTGGCCTGGTAA
- a CDS encoding formate/nitrite transporter family protein: MSYLVPSEFVTKMVDAGESKVFMSTRDTLIRAFMAGAILALAAVFAIAITVQTGNPLVGAILFPVGFVMLYLMGFDLLTGVFMLVPLALLDKRPGVTMGGLLRNWGLVFVGNFAGALTVAFMMAFVYTYGFSAEPGAIGEKISHIGEARTLGYAEYGAAGWATIFLRGMLCNWMVSMGVVGAMISTSVSGKVIAMWMPIMLFFYMGFEHSVVNMFLFPSGIIMGGDFSVMDYMIWNEIPTALGNLVGGLAFTGLTLYTTHVRTAPKRAL, translated from the coding sequence ATGTCCTATCTAGTCCCTTCAGAGTTTGTTACCAAGATGGTCGACGCCGGCGAGTCGAAGGTGTTCATGTCGACCCGCGACACCCTGATCCGCGCATTCATGGCGGGCGCCATTCTCGCCCTGGCTGCGGTCTTTGCCATCGCCATCACGGTACAGACCGGCAACCCGTTGGTCGGCGCTATCCTGTTTCCAGTCGGCTTCGTCATGCTCTATCTGATGGGTTTTGACCTGCTCACCGGGGTTTTCATGCTGGTGCCACTCGCGCTGCTCGACAAGCGTCCCGGCGTGACCATGGGCGGTTTGCTGCGCAACTGGGGGCTGGTCTTCGTCGGCAATTTTGCCGGCGCGCTGACCGTTGCCTTCATGATGGCTTTTGTTTACACCTATGGCTTTTCGGCCGAGCCCGGTGCTATTGGCGAGAAGATCTCGCACATTGGTGAGGCGCGGACCCTGGGTTACGCGGAATACGGCGCGGCGGGCTGGGCGACCATTTTCCTGCGCGGCATGCTGTGCAACTGGATGGTCTCGATGGGGGTGGTAGGGGCGATGATTTCCACCTCGGTCAGCGGCAAGGTGATCGCCATGTGGATGCCGATCATGCTGTTCTTCTACATGGGCTTCGAGCATTCGGTGGTCAATATGTTCCTGTTCCCTTCCGGAATCATCATGGGCGGCGACTTCTCGGTCATGGATTACATGATCTGGAACGAGATTCCAACAGCGCTGGGTAATCTGGTTGGTGGCCTGGCCTTCACCGGCCTGACGCTGTACACCACCCACGTACGCACGGCACCCAAGCGCGCGCTCTGA
- a CDS encoding deoxyguanosinetriphosphate triphosphohydrolase, with amino-acid sequence MDWETLLCRERLGKPLASADELGRTPFHKDHDRVIFSGAFRRLGKKTQVHPVSSNDHIHTRLTHSLEVGCVGRSLGMRVGSMLRSELPDWCEPADLGVIVQAACLAHDIGNPPYGHSGEDAIRHWFRQAAAGGLLDNLSEAQRQDFLHFEGNAQGFRVLTQIEYHQAEGGMRLTYATLGAYLKYPWTARHADSQGYKKHKFGCYQAEYPLLQQIADKLGLPAQGEQSWSRHPLVYLVEAADDICYGLIDLEDGLEMDLLAYAEVEQVLLDLVGDDLPQTYRQLGPQDSQRRRLAILRGKAIEHLVNAAAEAFIEQQPALLAGELQGDLVEHMHGAARRCVLDAKQMARKRIFQDKRKTVVEIGAYSTLETLLDAFCGAVTELHAGQNLSFKHQRILDLLGHTIPQPDWDPYRSYLRVVDFIAGMTDLYAADLATRIRGIGPN; translated from the coding sequence ATGGATTGGGAAACACTGCTGTGCCGCGAACGCCTTGGCAAACCATTGGCCAGCGCCGACGAGTTGGGGCGCACCCCCTTCCACAAGGATCACGATCGCGTCATCTTTTCCGGCGCCTTCCGCCGGCTGGGCAAGAAAACCCAGGTGCACCCGGTGTCCAGCAACGATCACATTCATACTCGCCTGACCCACAGTCTGGAAGTCGGCTGCGTCGGCCGCTCACTCGGCATGCGCGTAGGCTCGATGCTACGTAGTGAGCTGCCGGACTGGTGCGAGCCCGCCGACCTGGGCGTTATCGTGCAGGCCGCCTGCCTGGCCCACGACATCGGCAACCCGCCCTACGGTCACTCGGGTGAAGACGCCATCCGTCACTGGTTTCGTCAGGCCGCCGCCGGTGGCCTGCTGGATAATCTGAGCGAGGCCCAGCGGCAGGACTTTCTACATTTTGAGGGCAACGCGCAGGGCTTTCGCGTGTTGACGCAAATTGAATACCACCAGGCCGAAGGTGGTATGCGCCTGACCTACGCGACCCTCGGCGCCTATCTCAAATATCCCTGGACCGCGCGGCACGCCGACAGTCAGGGCTACAAAAAACACAAATTCGGCTGCTACCAGGCCGAATATCCGCTGCTGCAGCAAATCGCCGACAAGCTGGGCTTGCCGGCGCAGGGCGAGCAAAGCTGGAGCCGCCACCCGCTGGTGTATCTGGTCGAAGCGGCTGACGACATCTGCTATGGCCTGATTGACCTGGAAGACGGGCTGGAAATGGATTTGCTGGCCTACGCCGAAGTCGAACAGGTGTTGCTTGATCTGGTCGGTGACGACCTGCCACAAACCTACCGCCAACTCGGTCCGCAAGACTCACAACGGCGCCGCCTGGCGATTTTGCGCGGCAAGGCTATCGAGCATCTGGTCAACGCCGCTGCCGAAGCCTTTATCGAGCAGCAGCCTGCGCTGTTGGCCGGCGAACTGCAGGGCGATCTGGTTGAGCACATGCACGGCGCCGCGCGGCGCTGTGTGCTGGACGCCAAACAGATGGCGCGCAAGCGCATCTTTCAGGACAAGCGCAAGACAGTGGTCGAGATCGGCGCCTACAGCACACTGGAAACCCTGCTGGATGCTTTTTGTGGCGCGGTTACCGAACTGCATGCCGGGCAGAACCTGAGCTTCAAGCACCAGCGCATTCTCGACCTGCTCGGCCACACCATCCCGCAGCCCGATTGGGATCCTTACCGCAGCTACCTGAGGGTGGTGGATTTCATCGCTGGGATGACCGACCTCTACGCGGCCGATCTGGCCACCCGTATTCGCGGTATAGGCCCAAACTGA